A single Anatilimnocola floriformis DNA region contains:
- a CDS encoding DMP19 family protein produces MKATAIIVLVALVMVVSAVALVFWSRKKAFQINSFWDVVRNPELMPSSDARLQEVEKTRSSLSGSQQKIGQLVDQFVFEQRTPSERSADEQALAALGEEVYPRALEILRDNKLHERLCQLEEVKNRLPDAPLCRLCKIIDQEPPPPEAAELLTPFLRAENSRIRQSAALIVGSIGSAASLPVLCGAMADEDESVRSYVLRGLQRAIKGERIAESAKGDYYDAVASMWARDTRFLNSDDIAQILLKLDRERATQFLLSEEILTGNVRGTWQVLRALRQESIAVPRERLLSIIATADQEPLKYPLENVLRQALPMLGSHRHADDSATFERFLDYQNEEAAQGAIQALYIYHRYYDTIRDPWDVVKEEGWGPLTAVEKYICAIGQLDAEVNNGGFAQYYFNPSGDHWPEALAGLKAIGAEKRYRVMLATVEMFAEKPAVVRQTRQRQLSQLVRRQENPFRDQDAMWYGSKEENLGRLLFKYNLAHLAGRQKTACPD; encoded by the coding sequence ATGAAGGCAACTGCCATTATTGTTTTGGTCGCGCTGGTGATGGTCGTATCTGCCGTGGCGCTGGTCTTTTGGTCAAGAAAGAAGGCGTTCCAGATCAATTCGTTTTGGGATGTAGTTCGCAATCCCGAATTGATGCCGAGTAGCGACGCGCGCCTGCAGGAAGTGGAGAAAACACGTAGCTCACTGAGCGGGTCGCAGCAGAAGATCGGGCAGTTGGTAGATCAATTCGTGTTCGAGCAGAGGACGCCGAGCGAACGCAGTGCCGATGAGCAGGCGCTGGCGGCTTTGGGCGAGGAGGTTTATCCGCGCGCCCTCGAGATCTTAAGAGATAATAAATTGCATGAACGTCTGTGCCAGCTGGAGGAAGTGAAGAATAGGCTCCCCGACGCGCCACTCTGCCGCCTGTGCAAAATAATTGACCAAGAGCCTCCACCACCAGAAGCCGCCGAACTCCTCACTCCCTTTCTTCGAGCCGAGAACAGTCGAATCCGGCAGAGCGCAGCCTTGATCGTCGGCTCGATCGGCTCCGCGGCCTCGCTTCCTGTGTTATGCGGGGCGATGGCCGATGAGGATGAAAGCGTGCGGAGTTACGTCCTCAGGGGTCTGCAACGGGCCATCAAGGGTGAACGCATCGCGGAGTCGGCGAAAGGAGATTACTACGACGCCGTGGCCAGCATGTGGGCTCGCGATACCAGATTTCTCAACAGCGACGACATTGCACAAATTCTTTTGAAGCTCGATCGTGAACGAGCCACGCAATTCTTGCTCAGCGAAGAAATCTTGACGGGGAACGTGCGTGGGACCTGGCAAGTTCTGCGGGCGTTGCGGCAGGAGTCGATCGCAGTTCCGCGCGAGCGACTGCTGAGCATCATCGCGACGGCCGATCAAGAGCCACTAAAGTATCCGCTCGAAAACGTCCTGCGGCAGGCGTTGCCAATGCTCGGATCTCATCGGCACGCCGATGACTCGGCGACGTTCGAGCGATTTTTGGATTACCAGAACGAAGAGGCGGCGCAGGGCGCCATCCAAGCGTTGTATATCTATCATCGGTACTACGACACGATTCGTGATCCCTGGGATGTGGTCAAGGAAGAAGGCTGGGGGCCGCTGACCGCCGTCGAAAAATACATTTGCGCGATCGGTCAATTGGACGCGGAGGTCAATAACGGGGGATTTGCCCAGTACTATTTCAATCCGTCCGGAGACCACTGGCCGGAAGCGCTCGCAGGACTAAAAGCGATCGGCGCCGAGAAACGCTATCGAGTCATGCTCGCAACTGTCGAAATGTTTGCCGAGAAACCGGCAGTGGTACGCCAAACGCGACAACGGCAGCTATCTCAGCTCGTCCGCCGGCAAGAGAATCCCTTCCGCGACCAAGACGCGATGTGGTACGGATCGAAAGAGGAAAATCTCGGCCGGTTGCTGTTCAAATACAACTTGGCCCACTTGGCCGGTCGCCAAAAAACCGCTTGCCCGGATTAG
- a CDS encoding Piwi domain-containing protein — MDDDYKIHLNFLAIDELPTFRVFRKHRLEGEPRPSPDTASYSFAIEGNSEQRSTYWVRWDATVGYAEYWAEPSENNDLTRAALFQSLASAAAASLAPTEYVRSSGFIDELSFIMRRHKEGNEVLVVQPYFLREAQQFGLLAGFHFRKADDCAFSRRVQQLSLSLDRQYRRNIDFYFDWASRVQAFLNEREQVFSTLKLPGNTRSISLTLDFKPLPARRLRSRLYVFANDRESKSQFSGLRDFGPLKPLDQPPNLLFVFREQDRPAARTLAAGLKGSKTRERFSFPGFQSLFKSALNIDSKPVILPDVSQESMVSALSEVRSRRALDPSILPVVVLPDGDDNGYLAHKAGFTNAGIATQVCTLPIILDDNALKWAIANIALQVFCKAGGLPWKVRPSSEPTLIVGISQSHKIRKSDDGRSIVDKYFAFTVMTDNSGLFQNIQVLGEAGDKTDYLAQLNQNLSTILATESQRFSRVVVHTSFKLKREEINAIQTTVAKASQKSVGDCRFAVVKVNHKCRFFGTNRRVNSLVPYEGTIVRLGGGEYLSWFEGIFPDKPTVNRRYSGPSHLQFLRVSDDKSLSDNELLQDLVNLSGANWRGFNAKSAPVSVFYCHLVADVVHNFHDLGLPLPEVQVFRPWFL, encoded by the coding sequence ATGGACGACGATTATAAAATTCATTTGAATTTTCTAGCGATCGACGAATTACCGACATTTCGCGTATTTCGCAAACACCGACTAGAAGGGGAACCCCGACCAAGTCCAGACACTGCATCTTATTCTTTTGCGATCGAAGGCAATTCGGAGCAGCGATCAACTTATTGGGTGCGCTGGGATGCGACAGTTGGATATGCAGAGTATTGGGCCGAACCGTCCGAAAATAATGATCTGACCCGCGCAGCACTCTTTCAATCGCTGGCCTCCGCCGCTGCGGCATCACTGGCACCGACAGAGTACGTTAGATCGAGTGGGTTCATCGACGAATTGTCGTTCATAATGCGTCGGCACAAGGAAGGAAACGAGGTGCTGGTCGTCCAGCCGTATTTTTTAAGAGAGGCACAGCAATTCGGCCTCTTGGCCGGATTTCACTTCCGCAAAGCGGATGACTGCGCCTTTTCAAGGCGTGTTCAGCAATTGAGCCTGAGCCTTGATCGGCAATATCGTCGCAATATCGATTTCTATTTTGATTGGGCGTCCCGTGTTCAGGCCTTTCTAAACGAGCGCGAGCAAGTATTTTCCACGTTAAAATTGCCAGGAAACACTAGAAGTATATCTCTGACTCTTGACTTCAAGCCATTGCCTGCACGCCGCCTTCGCTCGCGCCTGTACGTATTTGCCAATGATCGTGAATCCAAGAGCCAGTTCTCAGGACTTCGAGATTTTGGGCCATTAAAGCCGCTAGATCAGCCTCCTAACCTCCTGTTCGTATTTCGAGAACAAGATCGACCGGCCGCGAGAACACTAGCTGCCGGATTGAAGGGATCCAAGACGCGGGAGCGATTTAGCTTCCCTGGCTTCCAGTCACTTTTCAAATCGGCCCTAAATATCGATTCGAAACCAGTGATTTTGCCCGACGTTTCGCAAGAGTCGATGGTTTCGGCATTGAGCGAAGTGCGATCTAGGCGGGCATTGGACCCATCAATACTACCTGTCGTTGTCCTTCCAGATGGTGACGACAACGGGTATCTGGCGCACAAGGCGGGATTTACTAACGCCGGAATTGCAACGCAGGTTTGCACACTTCCGATAATCCTCGACGACAACGCGCTGAAGTGGGCGATTGCCAACATCGCTCTGCAGGTATTTTGCAAGGCGGGAGGATTGCCATGGAAAGTTCGGCCATCATCAGAACCTACGTTAATCGTAGGGATTAGTCAGTCGCACAAGATTCGGAAAAGCGACGACGGAAGAAGCATTGTTGACAAATATTTCGCGTTCACGGTGATGACCGATAACAGCGGATTATTTCAAAACATTCAAGTTCTGGGCGAAGCTGGCGACAAGACGGATTATTTGGCTCAGCTTAATCAGAACCTCTCCACTATTCTCGCGACAGAATCACAACGGTTCTCGCGTGTTGTCGTTCACACGTCATTTAAGCTTAAGCGCGAAGAGATTAACGCAATTCAAACTACAGTTGCAAAGGCAAGCCAAAAATCGGTCGGAGATTGTCGCTTTGCAGTTGTGAAAGTAAATCACAAATGTCGCTTCTTTGGTACAAACCGACGGGTGAATAGTCTCGTCCCCTACGAAGGCACTATCGTTCGGCTTGGAGGCGGCGAATATCTGTCGTGGTTCGAAGGAATATTTCCTGACAAGCCGACTGTGAATCGGCGGTACTCAGGGCCGTCTCACCTTCAGTTTTTGCGTGTTTCCGATGACAAATCGCTTTCTGACAATGAATTGCTTCAGGACCTCGTGAATCTGTCGGGTGCCAATTGGAGAGGGTTCAATGCCAAGAGCGCGCCTGTTTCAGTATTCTATTGCCACCTTGTTGCCGATGTTGTTCATAATTTTCACGACTTAGGACTGCCGCTTCCAGAAGTCCAAGTGTTTCGCCCGTGGTTTCTATGA
- a CDS encoding SMI1/KNR4 family protein, whose protein sequence is MDRSHLHFALVALASCIAGCGSRPAATGNPAGSANNAVTIASIAGVPAVTEAALQTLEKECGGRLPDDYRRFLLASNGGFPTPDCVMFTEAEHQTATDVFCFLAFDDQQAWASVKWHLQTFAGRLPAGTLPVARDSCGNLWLLSVTGPTTGSVYFWDHGSYATFDETSLANWPRVATSFDDFRGQLKVYDPATTNKAIISRYGMVQQAAEGMAKRDASFTTRGKPAFAWHCSCDDDGKVAVEFVKYEVHAMATHTDGYNRLLAQKGVIKGGQPRLPKWSSRLCYKRLMSLMRT, encoded by the coding sequence ATGGATCGTTCGCACTTGCATTTTGCGTTGGTCGCGCTGGCGAGTTGTATTGCCGGTTGCGGTTCGCGGCCTGCCGCTACTGGCAATCCGGCGGGTTCCGCAAACAACGCGGTAACGATCGCGTCCATCGCGGGCGTGCCAGCCGTGACCGAGGCTGCGCTGCAAACGCTCGAGAAGGAGTGCGGCGGCCGGTTGCCGGACGATTACCGGCGGTTCCTGCTGGCGAGTAACGGCGGGTTTCCGACGCCCGATTGCGTGATGTTCACCGAGGCGGAGCACCAGACGGCCACCGATGTCTTTTGCTTTCTCGCCTTCGACGACCAGCAGGCCTGGGCCAGCGTGAAGTGGCATCTGCAGACCTTCGCCGGCCGTCTGCCGGCGGGCACGCTCCCCGTCGCCCGCGATTCCTGCGGCAACCTCTGGCTACTCAGCGTCACGGGCCCCACGACGGGCAGCGTCTACTTCTGGGATCACGGCTCGTACGCCACCTTCGACGAAACCAGCCTCGCCAACTGGCCCCGCGTCGCCACCAGCTTCGACGACTTCCGCGGCCAACTAAAAGTCTACGACCCCGCCACCACCAACAAGGCCATCATCAGCCGCTACGGCATGGTGCAACAAGCCGCCGAAGGCATGGCTAAGAGAGACGCCAGCTTCACCACTCGCGGCAAACCCGCCTTCGCCTGGCATTGCTCCTGCGATGACGACGGCAAAGTAGCAGTGGAATTTGTAAAATACGAAGTTCATGCGATGGCAACGCACACGGATGGATATAACCGGTTGCTGGCGCAGAAGGGGGTGATTAAGGGTGGGCAACCGCGGTTGCCGAAGTGGTCGTCACGGTTATGTTACAAGAGACTTATGAGCTTGATGCGAACTTGA
- a CDS encoding DUF1559 domain-containing protein, with protein MDSRWWNCLLVVIAIIGVLVALLLPAVQAAREAARRTSCANKVRQLAIAVHNFHDTRNKLPPGASAAVYTVQGGTTTVRGTSWIVHILPFIEQNALYSQYRFDMNYDDAVNSAVGDVIIPTLYCPSGPDPKKYKDPNAGVTTNVTTHYYGVMGPSGAANPTTITVGGMTVSYTVGSPGANGAWSAEGMMSQYQDTPSGSVSTGRNIRFADVTDGTSNTLMLAERSRILPATQTNDYRSWIRGQNGGSGATKNVMNPINAVYYNGSSNFNDFSFGSQHPNGCQFALGDASLKFMTANVDQNIYMAAASMGGGEVIQLP; from the coding sequence GTGGATTCACGCTGGTGGAATTGCTTGCTCGTTGTCATTGCGATCATCGGCGTCCTCGTGGCGTTACTCTTGCCGGCAGTGCAAGCCGCGCGCGAAGCAGCCCGGCGCACCAGTTGTGCGAACAAAGTTCGGCAGTTGGCGATTGCGGTTCATAACTTTCACGACACGCGCAACAAGTTGCCGCCCGGCGCATCGGCGGCTGTGTATACGGTGCAGGGCGGTACGACGACGGTGCGGGGCACAAGTTGGATTGTGCATATCTTGCCCTTCATCGAACAAAACGCGCTCTACTCGCAGTATCGCTTTGATATGAACTACGACGATGCGGTCAATTCCGCAGTTGGCGACGTGATTATTCCCACACTGTATTGCCCATCGGGCCCGGATCCGAAGAAATACAAAGATCCCAACGCCGGCGTAACGACCAACGTGACCACGCATTACTACGGCGTGATGGGGCCATCGGGCGCGGCCAATCCCACGACGATCACCGTCGGTGGCATGACCGTGAGCTATACCGTTGGCAGCCCCGGTGCCAACGGCGCGTGGTCGGCCGAGGGCATGATGAGCCAGTATCAAGATACGCCGAGCGGCAGCGTGAGCACCGGCCGCAACATTCGGTTTGCCGATGTGACCGATGGCACCTCGAACACGCTGATGCTCGCCGAGCGCTCGCGGATTTTGCCGGCGACACAGACGAACGACTATCGATCGTGGATTCGCGGCCAGAATGGTGGCAGTGGCGCGACCAAGAACGTGATGAACCCAATCAACGCGGTCTACTACAACGGCAGCTCGAACTTCAACGATTTCAGTTTCGGCAGTCAGCATCCGAACGGTTGCCAGTTTGCCCTGGGCGATGCCTCGCTGAAATTCATGACTGCCAATGTCGACCAGAACATCTACATGGCCGCGGCGAGCATGGGTGGAGGAGAAGTGATTCAACTGCCGTAG
- a CDS encoding SIR2 family protein, protein MSRSSDIILLLGAGASVEAGIPASATMIDKIESLLAVNDEWQEYRELYHHVKSALYFSAGIKGRFNLDVSYNIEVMVNALYELERNEEHPLYPFIASWNSRFVGLAGPAFERIKKFRKVILRELKKWMCPENTAQGDYFRGLSHLQSVLTYPLRIFSLNYDLCVERLEREGTKIEAGFPGHGPDAAWDWERFEGGDSGSNQPPQILLYKLHGSIDWKRDTNQNLYRVEQIENVEPNRMEIIFGRDFKLEAADPYLFYAYEFRRHSLLARLIVTIGYSFGDWHINKMLVQAMREDGTRKIMVVSRVQNAQDAETKKKEIADRLKLTDERIIVVEGSAKTFLESADLGKVVVGSVPQGADEPF, encoded by the coding sequence ATGAGTCGTTCGTCCGACATAATATTGCTACTGGGAGCCGGCGCCAGCGTTGAGGCCGGGATCCCGGCTTCCGCCACGATGATCGATAAAATCGAGTCCTTGCTGGCAGTCAATGATGAATGGCAGGAGTATCGTGAACTGTATCATCATGTGAAGAGCGCTCTTTATTTTTCGGCAGGAATCAAGGGAAGATTCAATCTCGACGTGTCGTACAACATTGAAGTGATGGTAAACGCGCTGTACGAGTTGGAAAGGAACGAAGAGCATCCACTATACCCATTCATTGCATCATGGAACTCTCGTTTTGTAGGTCTTGCGGGGCCGGCTTTCGAGCGAATCAAGAAATTCCGAAAGGTCATTTTGCGCGAACTTAAGAAATGGATGTGCCCGGAGAATACTGCCCAAGGAGACTACTTCCGCGGACTCTCGCATCTTCAGTCAGTACTGACTTATCCGCTACGAATCTTCTCGTTAAATTATGATCTTTGTGTAGAACGCCTTGAGCGCGAAGGCACTAAGATCGAGGCCGGATTCCCCGGCCATGGGCCAGACGCTGCTTGGGATTGGGAGCGATTTGAAGGGGGAGACTCCGGATCAAACCAACCGCCACAGATTTTGCTGTATAAACTGCACGGCTCAATCGACTGGAAACGGGATACGAATCAGAATCTCTATCGTGTGGAGCAGATTGAGAATGTCGAACCAAATAGGATGGAAATAATCTTCGGCCGTGATTTTAAGCTCGAAGCTGCTGATCCGTACTTATTCTATGCTTACGAGTTCCGGCGACATTCGTTGCTCGCGCGCCTGATAGTAACTATTGGCTACAGCTTTGGGGATTGGCATATTAACAAAATGCTCGTTCAGGCGATGCGCGAGGATGGCACTCGCAAGATTATGGTTGTGTCGCGAGTTCAAAACGCACAAGATGCCGAAACCAAGAAGAAAGAGATCGCGGATCGCCTTAAGTTGACAGACGAAAGAATCATTGTCGTCGAAGGCTCCGCGAAAACTTTTCTCGAGTCTGCTGATCTTGGGAAAGTAGTCGTTGGAAGTGTGCCGCAAGGCGCAGACGAGCCGTTTTAA
- a CDS encoding RNA polymerase sigma factor, protein MDPASYSSTNSSVVARVRAADARAWEQFVELYGPLLFFWARRGGLNAADAADLTQDVFLAIARSIDRFDKAKGSLRGWMLTIVRNKVADHYRQRPAAVAGGGTEFLRRLQELPDAAEEAPEEQSQTQALFRRALAQVEAEFERRTWMAFWRVVVEGQDTAAVAADLGLSASSVRQAKSRVLRRLREQLGDWLPE, encoded by the coding sequence GTGGATCCTGCCTCTTATTCATCGACGAATTCCAGCGTGGTCGCGCGCGTGCGAGCGGCCGATGCGCGGGCTTGGGAACAGTTCGTCGAGCTGTATGGGCCGCTATTATTTTTCTGGGCTCGCCGCGGCGGATTGAACGCGGCCGATGCGGCCGATCTCACGCAGGACGTTTTCCTCGCTATTGCCCGGTCGATCGATCGCTTCGACAAAGCCAAGGGCTCGCTGCGCGGTTGGATGCTGACGATCGTCCGCAACAAGGTCGCCGATCACTACCGGCAACGCCCTGCGGCGGTCGCTGGCGGCGGCACGGAGTTTTTGCGCCGTCTGCAGGAACTGCCCGATGCAGCCGAGGAGGCTCCCGAGGAGCAAAGTCAAACGCAGGCGCTCTTTCGCCGCGCTCTCGCACAGGTCGAGGCAGAATTTGAACGGCGGACCTGGATGGCCTTTTGGCGGGTCGTGGTCGAGGGGCAAGATACGGCGGCGGTGGCGGCCGACCTGGGGCTATCGGCGAGCAGCGTGAGACAGGCCAAGTCGCGAGTGCTACGGAGATTGCGGGAGCAACTGGGCGATTGGCTGCCGGAATAA
- a CDS encoding DUF1501 domain-containing protein: protein MFPLNQAEALSRRHFFTQGRNILGCAALGSLLAGDISSATAAGIPGAVKPHHAPKAKNVIYLHMVGGPAQMDVYDYKPAMKDYFDKDLPDSIRQGQRLTTMTSGQARFPIAPSKFKFAQHGECGMWVTELLPETAKCVDDICFIRSLNTEAINHEPAIVAMQTGSQVTGRPCLGSWSAYGLGSLNDNLPTFVVLVAVPTNREQEQAISARLWNSGFLPGHFTGVSFRSKGDPILYINNPDGVPNEVRRTMLDSLKSLNEQTFRTQGDPETNTRIEQYEMAYRMQASVPELTDIASEPASTFELYGEEAKKPGTFANNVLMARRLVERGVRFVQIYLNNWDHHANVSGRMPSQCKDVDRATYGLINDLKKRGMFDETLIIWGGEFGRTIYSQGGLTKENYGRDHHPRCFTMWMAGGGAKGGTIYGETDDFSYNIVKDPVHIRDFHATIMHLLGYDHERFTYRYQGLDFKLTGVEPARVIKDLIA from the coding sequence ATGTTTCCACTCAACCAAGCCGAAGCTCTCTCGCGCCGGCACTTTTTCACCCAAGGCCGCAACATCCTAGGTTGCGCAGCGCTCGGGTCGTTGCTCGCCGGAGACATATCTTCGGCGACTGCTGCCGGCATTCCTGGCGCGGTGAAGCCGCATCATGCGCCGAAGGCGAAGAACGTCATCTATTTGCACATGGTCGGCGGGCCGGCGCAGATGGATGTTTACGACTACAAGCCGGCGATGAAGGATTACTTCGACAAGGACCTGCCCGATTCGATTCGCCAAGGTCAACGCCTCACCACGATGACCAGCGGCCAGGCCCGCTTTCCAATCGCGCCGTCGAAGTTCAAGTTTGCGCAGCACGGCGAGTGCGGCATGTGGGTCACCGAGCTGCTGCCCGAAACGGCGAAGTGCGTCGACGACATCTGCTTCATCCGTTCGCTCAACACCGAAGCCATCAATCACGAGCCCGCCATCGTCGCGATGCAAACCGGCAGCCAGGTCACCGGGCGGCCCTGCCTCGGTTCGTGGTCGGCTTACGGCCTGGGTTCGCTCAACGACAACCTGCCGACGTTCGTGGTGCTCGTCGCCGTGCCGACGAATCGCGAGCAGGAGCAAGCCATCTCGGCCCGGCTGTGGAATAGCGGTTTTTTGCCCGGGCACTTCACCGGCGTGTCGTTCCGCAGCAAGGGCGATCCGATTCTCTACATCAACAACCCCGACGGCGTGCCGAATGAAGTTCGCCGCACGATGCTCGATAGTTTGAAGTCCCTCAACGAGCAGACTTTCCGCACGCAGGGCGATCCCGAAACCAACACGCGGATCGAACAATATGAAATGGCCTACCGCATGCAAGCCTCGGTGCCCGAACTCACCGACATCGCCAGCGAACCGGCCAGCACGTTCGAGCTCTACGGCGAGGAAGCCAAAAAGCCCGGCACGTTTGCGAACAACGTGCTGATGGCCCGCCGCCTGGTCGAGCGCGGCGTGCGGTTTGTGCAGATCTATCTCAACAATTGGGACCACCACGCCAACGTCAGCGGCCGCATGCCGAGCCAGTGCAAGGATGTCGACCGCGCGACCTACGGCCTGATCAACGATCTGAAAAAGCGGGGCATGTTCGACGAGACCCTCATCATCTGGGGCGGCGAATTCGGCCGCACGATCTATTCGCAAGGCGGCCTGACCAAGGAAAACTACGGCCGCGATCATCACCCCCGCTGTTTCACCATGTGGATGGCCGGCGGCGGTGCGAAGGGTGGCACGATCTACGGCGAGACCGACGATTTTTCCTACAACATCGTCAAAGACCCCGTCCACATCCGCGACTTCCACGCCACCATCATGCACCTGCTCGGCTACGACCACGAGCGTTTCACCTATCGCTACCAGGGCCTCGATTTCAAACTCACCGGCGTCGAGCCAGCGCGGGTCATCAAAGATCTGATCGCTTGA
- a CDS encoding DUF1501 domain-containing protein: MLSLPHAAGTRNSLCNGVSRRSFLQIGALGLGGLTLPQLLQAETAGGRKPGTKSVIMIYLVGGPPHQDMWDMKPDAPAEIAGPMRPAPSNVPGMEFCDLLPRMNERADKLVVVRSIVDSQAEHDAHQCFTGRKSRQNAPTGGWPQFASTVAKVQGPTDPGIPPFASLCYTTTHGPYNEPGPGFLGVAQSGFTALGDIRKNMTLHGVTPERLGDRRNLLGSFDRLRRDVDSNGLFDGMDSIGQQAFNILTSSKLAAALDLSKEDPKIVERYGTGNANIMIDVNGAPRVPQSFLLARRLVEAGCRVVTVNYSKWDWHGGKNAEGRADNNIFLREKEDFPVFDNALACLLDDLKDRGLEKEVAVVVWGEFGRTPIISKINGRDHWPNVNSCLLAGGGFRTGQIIGSTDKHAGEATSRPTRFGEIFATLYHHLGISPHATVNDLSGRPQYLVQDQAQPMRELI; this comes from the coding sequence ATGCTTTCCCTTCCTCACGCCGCAGGCACGCGCAATTCACTTTGCAATGGAGTTTCTCGCCGCAGCTTTCTGCAGATCGGCGCCCTTGGACTCGGTGGTCTGACGTTGCCGCAACTCTTGCAAGCCGAGACCGCCGGCGGTCGCAAACCAGGAACGAAGTCGGTCATCATGATCTACCTCGTCGGCGGGCCGCCCCATCAAGATATGTGGGATATGAAGCCCGACGCGCCGGCCGAAATCGCCGGGCCGATGCGTCCCGCGCCGTCGAATGTTCCCGGCATGGAGTTTTGCGATCTGCTGCCGCGGATGAACGAGCGGGCCGACAAGCTCGTCGTCGTCCGCTCGATCGTCGACAGCCAGGCCGAGCACGATGCTCATCAGTGCTTCACCGGCCGAAAGTCGCGGCAGAATGCTCCCACCGGTGGCTGGCCGCAGTTTGCCTCGACCGTCGCGAAAGTTCAGGGCCCCACCGACCCCGGCATCCCGCCCTTTGCCAGCCTCTGCTACACCACGACGCACGGCCCGTACAACGAGCCCGGCCCGGGCTTCCTCGGCGTGGCCCAATCGGGCTTCACCGCCCTGGGCGACATTCGCAAAAACATGACGCTGCACGGCGTGACGCCCGAGCGACTCGGCGACCGCCGCAACCTGCTCGGCAGCTTCGACCGACTCCGCCGCGACGTCGACAGCAACGGCCTGTTCGACGGCATGGATAGCATCGGCCAACAAGCCTTCAATATCCTCACGTCGTCCAAGCTCGCCGCCGCCCTCGACCTGTCGAAGGAAGATCCCAAGATCGTCGAGCGTTACGGGACCGGCAATGCGAACATCATGATCGACGTCAACGGCGCCCCGCGCGTGCCGCAAAGCTTTTTGCTCGCCCGCCGCCTGGTTGAAGCCGGCTGCCGCGTCGTCACCGTCAACTACAGCAAGTGGGACTGGCACGGCGGCAAAAACGCCGAAGGCCGCGCCGACAACAACATCTTCCTCCGCGAGAAAGAAGATTTTCCGGTCTTCGACAACGCGCTGGCCTGCCTGCTCGACGATCTGAAAGATCGCGGCCTCGAAAAAGAGGTCGCCGTCGTCGTCTGGGGCGAATTCGGCCGCACGCCGATCATCAGCAAGATCAACGGCCGCGACCACTGGCCAAACGTAAACAGCTGCCTGCTCGCCGGCGGCGGCTTCCGCACGGGCCAAATCATCGGCAGCACCGACAAACACGCCGGCGAAGCCACCAGCCGCCCAACCCGCTTCGGCGAAATCTTCGCGACCCTCTACCACCACCTCGGCATCAGCCCCCACGCCACCGTCAACGACCTCAGCGGCCGGCCACAATACTTGGTCCAAGACCAGGCCCAGCCGATGCGGGAATTGATTTAA